CTGTTGACAGTAACTTTTAAATATTATACTTCCTTCCCAGGAAGAGGCAAAATTTATTAAGGAAAGGTTAAAGCAGGAAGGAAATTACTGTATTACTGTATTTGATGTGAAGATTGCTTCAGTAATTCTTTCTCCTGTTCTCTTTCCACTTCACACCATGGCTAGTTGTAACTTGAAGTGAGTGCTGAGCAAAATGTTTCAAGGGAAGAACAATATTCATTCATCTGTGGTTGTTGGGATGCAAGTGAAGAATGGAATCTGGGGAAATGCACGAAAGTGCTTCTAGTATTACTGGGATAACTTTAAGCTCTGTCTTTATAGCAAAAAGGAAGAGAGTTTTGAAATAAAACAATTTTTTCTTGCATCTCTAATAAAGGAATACAATGTGCTGTAAGCATAAATTATTGTGCTTTGGTTTGCAGATGCTGATATTGATTCATCTTGGTATACTGGACGTGGGATCAGGCCCGTGGGGCGTTTTGGAAGGCGAGGATTAACCTTAGAAAACATCAGAAAATATGAATTTGGAACACGTCGTGTTTGCACCCCAGTTCAAGagagtgaagactccagccaGGATGAATAATTGACACCTTGCCTACAACTCTGTAAACATACAAAGCCAACTTTTTAAATTGTCTGCTTATCTTCTATTTTTGTGCAATCATAACAAATCACAAAGTAGTGATTACCTGTCAAGCAAGAATCGTGTTTAAAAAGATGATAGCCATCTTGTAAAGAAATCTTAATGTTAACTATTAGAATTGCAGGTAAAATAGGATTTTGGAGTGTCAAGCCAACTCATAGTCAACTACTGTAGAAACCTGACATAACAGTTTTATTTGGAAGACTCCAAGGAAGTATTTAGGAAGTAGAATAGTCATGTAAGGGACAATTAATCTACTATTCTCTAAACCTGTAGCTCCCCCTCAGCAACAGCTCCTATTCCGTCCCTACT
This genomic stretch from Mobula birostris isolate sMobBir1 chromosome 6, sMobBir1.hap1, whole genome shotgun sequence harbors:
- the prlh gene encoding prolactin-releasing peptide, translated to MKLLSACCVVCLLMCIAYPDACSRVQGFPVEIRNADIDSSWYTGRGIRPVGRFGRRGLTLENIRKYEFGTRRVCTPVQESEDSSQDE